In Anas platyrhynchos isolate ZD024472 breed Pekin duck chromosome 7, IASCAAS_PekinDuck_T2T, whole genome shotgun sequence, one genomic interval encodes:
- the SGO2 gene encoding shugoshin 2 isoform X1 translates to MDKQATAKLSTTSDAVKRCMKRDRTSQTAKLNASLASKIKTKLLNNSSMFKVSLKQNNKALALALSVERESSRKLKKEKLFLQKEVEKLQLYNTLLHRKLSCLNKTLVEIEAFLNDNLLAAIEISSLPENLQSFLALTDGPSNCTDDQLKSMSQSASSAGLPVKLPLLTASTGKQQGSPSVYEITKSSESTTTLSKDMHSDQVKFALSLPSGKNNQKINEVDKVETNNDKNIVLEENHLHGELYYNSAFLTHINNTQSLRQSEELIKQKNISLPFCGNVPERRNHAALYRSKPQPNINDLDKKCISDMHHHGSSSQTNYMNLQGSSSGLSHIIPSPLEFNSEGNIEFKSMLLIDKTKPEETVYDADMELTASDAGELLTVTSKDKDKLHQNKNNNANSDKILGNFRRVKYSKNDKEKMKSKTEVSSDLYAEERHTRADKSKVSKITESQTQLFQSQTEQQPTKKSLQKQNLPNTNDYYEAQNCPSKTRDTRTCLIKLAHPRKKEQEKNKETFSETYEELETKIKADSDSSNSKISSQVYCAESLLFQDNTSNVLPLQQEFPSENAKHIRPQINRKPLQNPSKIITAKCCGVENGQYGEYGSKMSQTERCQDDRKKKQDQKNTIKSKCNKKGSNRQRENNSVHKITEEAHGNSTNFSPGRLKRTLAKAGRKAYIMPTKDLTQFSLCKSEELKNKDTLCTQAAHGNKITETQQSQVALITQNGVAMNIPQATASTQQVDGNVNALKGVDSSSMTCKTPNTSNSSENQVKNKGSFTSGVMETRPEKNYFRRTDQVQLNILDDHEVPHKIDSFMSKLKPTVEKSEYLNFIPVDFSKNMSLNTGSLFQEDLSNLELQALDNPKFHSSVNLCMLRNSEIWGKNNQDKALDVGKAEQKVDRISRETFEKTLAPGHGRTAFQDLTNTSVCSHASLPTCPKVLEENSAAPARGGRPKICYKEPGLRCKLRRGDPFTDTQFLHFPVYKVKNRRSFKSKSKII, encoded by the exons ATGGATAAACAAGCAACTGCTAAGTTATCTACCACTTCAGATGCTGTTAAAAGGTGTATGAAGAGGGATAGAACATCACAAACTGCAAAACTGAATGCTTCTTTGGCATCTAAAATCAAAACTAAATTATTAA aTAACTCATCAATGTTTAAAgtatctttaaaacaaaataataaagcatTAGCTCTGGCTTTGAGTGTGGAGAGAGAAAGTTCTCGGAAACTGAAGAAGGAGaagctttttcttcagaaggaaGTAGAAAAGCTGCAGCTTTATAATACCTTGCTTCATCGGAAACTAAGCTGTTTG AATAAAACTCTTGTAGAAATAGAAGCATTTTTGAATGATAACCTTTTAGCTGCAATAGAAATAAGCAGTCTTCCTGAG aatcTTCAGAGTTTTCTTGCTCTGACAGATGGTCCAAGTAACTGTACTGATGACCAGTTGAAGAGTATGTCTCAGTCAGCTAG CTCTGCAGGATTGCCTGTGAAGCTTCCTTTACTCACAGCATCTACTGGAAAACAGCAGGGTAGCCCTTCTGTGTATGAAATAACAAAATCTTCTGAAAGTACCACTACTTTGTCAAAGGACATGCATTCAGATCAAGTCAAGTTTGCATTATCATTGCCTTCTggtaaaaataatcaaaagatAAATGAAGTAGACAAGGTGGAaacaaacaatgacaaaaatatagTTTTAGAAG AAAATCATTTACATGGAGAACTATACTACAATAGTGCATTCCTGACTCATATCAATAATACTCAATCTCTGAGACAGTCTGAGGAgcttataaaacaaaaaaatatttcattgccATTCTGTGGAAATGTGCCTGAAAGAAGGAACCATGCAGCACTTTATAGGTCAAAACCTCAACCtaatataaatgatttggataaAAAATGTATCTCGGATATGCATCATCACGGTAGCAGCAGCCAAACCAATTACATGAATTTGCAGGGAAGTTCAAGTGGCTTGTCTCACATTATTCCTTCACCTCTTGAATTTAACAGTGAAGGTAACATAGAGTTTAAGTCAATGCTGCTTATTGACAAGACTAAACCTGAAGAAACCGTATATGATGCTGATATGGAGTTGACTGCCAGTGATGCAGGTGAGCTGCTCACAGTTACATCAAAAGACAAAGATAAGCtacatcaaaataaaaacaataatgccAATTCTGATAAAATATTGGGAAATTTCAGAAGAgtaaaatattctaaaaatgataaagagaaaatgaaaagcaagacTGAAGTCAGTTCAGATTTGTATGCAGAAGAAAGGCACACCAGGGCTGACAAGAGCAAAGTTTCAAAAATTACTGAGTCACAAACGCAGCTATTCCAAAGTCAGACAGAACAGCAACCTACGAAGAAATCTTTACAGAAGCAGAATTTGCCAAATACTAATGACTATTATGAAGCACAAAATTGTCCAAGTAAAACTAGAGATACTAGGACATGCCTAATTAAACTAGCacatccaagaaaaaaagaacaagagaaaaataaagaaactttCTCAGAAACATATGAAGAATTggaaaccaaaataaaagcagactCAGATTCATCTAATAGCAAGATCTCTTCTCAAGTTTATTGTGCTGAAAGTTTACTGTTTCAGGATAACACCTCTAATGTATTACCTTTACAGCAGGAATTTCCAAGTGAAAATGCAAAGCATATCAGACCACAAATAAACAGGAAACCCCTTCAAAACCCTTCTAAAATAATCACAGCAAAATGCTGTGGAGTGGAAAACGGGCAGTATGGAGAATATGGTTCAAAAATGTCTCAAACAGAGAGGTGCCAagatgacagaaagaaaaaacaagaccaGAAGAATACTATAAAGagtaaatgcaataaaaaaggTAGTAAcagacaaagagaaaataatagtGTTCATAAAATTACTGAGGAAGCACATGGTAACAGTACTAATTTTTCACCAGGCAGATTAAAACGTACATTGGCAAAGGCTGGCCGTAAAGCATATATAATGCCAACAAAAGATCTTACACAGTTCTCACTTTGCAAAagtgaagaattaaaaaataaggatACATTGTGCACACAGGCTGctcatggaaataaaataactgaaacTCAGCAATCTCAGGTAGCTTTAATTACTCAGAATGGTGTAGCTATGAATATACCACAGGCTACCGCCTCTACACAACAAGTTGATGGCAATGTTAATGCATTAAAGGGGGTAGATTCCTCATCAATGACATGCAAAACCCCTAACACTAgtaattcttctgaaaatcaaGTAAAGAACAAAGGGAGCTTTACTTCTGGTGTTATGGAGACCAGaccagaaaaaaattatttcaggcGTACTGATCAGGTACAGCTGAACATTTTGGATGACCATGAAGTCCCGCATAAGATAGATTCCTTTATGAGCAAATTAAAACCTACAGTtgaaaaatcagaatatttGAATTTCATACCTGTAGATTTTTCTAAGAATATGTCATTAAATACAGGTAGCCTTTTCCAGGAAGATCTTTCCAATTTGGAGCTCCAAGCTCTTGATAACCCTAAATTCCATTCTTCCGTCAACCTCTGCATGCTGAGAAACTCTGAaatctgggggaaaaataatcaaGATAAAGCACTGGATGttggaaaagcagagcaaaaggTGGATCGTATTTCTAGAGAGACTTTTGAAAAGACTCTGGCACCTGGTCATG
- the SGO2 gene encoding shugoshin 2 isoform X2, producing MFKVSLKQNNKALALALSVERESSRKLKKEKLFLQKEVEKLQLYNTLLHRKLSCLNKTLVEIEAFLNDNLLAAIEISSLPENLQSFLALTDGPSNCTDDQLKSMSQSASSAGLPVKLPLLTASTGKQQGSPSVYEITKSSESTTTLSKDMHSDQVKFALSLPSGKNNQKINEVDKVETNNDKNIVLEENHLHGELYYNSAFLTHINNTQSLRQSEELIKQKNISLPFCGNVPERRNHAALYRSKPQPNINDLDKKCISDMHHHGSSSQTNYMNLQGSSSGLSHIIPSPLEFNSEGNIEFKSMLLIDKTKPEETVYDADMELTASDAGELLTVTSKDKDKLHQNKNNNANSDKILGNFRRVKYSKNDKEKMKSKTEVSSDLYAEERHTRADKSKVSKITESQTQLFQSQTEQQPTKKSLQKQNLPNTNDYYEAQNCPSKTRDTRTCLIKLAHPRKKEQEKNKETFSETYEELETKIKADSDSSNSKISSQVYCAESLLFQDNTSNVLPLQQEFPSENAKHIRPQINRKPLQNPSKIITAKCCGVENGQYGEYGSKMSQTERCQDDRKKKQDQKNTIKSKCNKKGSNRQRENNSVHKITEEAHGNSTNFSPGRLKRTLAKAGRKAYIMPTKDLTQFSLCKSEELKNKDTLCTQAAHGNKITETQQSQVALITQNGVAMNIPQATASTQQVDGNVNALKGVDSSSMTCKTPNTSNSSENQVKNKGSFTSGVMETRPEKNYFRRTDQVQLNILDDHEVPHKIDSFMSKLKPTVEKSEYLNFIPVDFSKNMSLNTGSLFQEDLSNLELQALDNPKFHSSVNLCMLRNSEIWGKNNQDKALDVGKAEQKVDRISRETFEKTLAPGHGRTAFQDLTNTSVCSHASLPTCPKVLEENSAAPARGGRPKICYKEPGLRCKLRRGDPFTDTQFLHFPVYKVKNRRSFKSKSKII from the exons ATGTTTAAAgtatctttaaaacaaaataataaagcatTAGCTCTGGCTTTGAGTGTGGAGAGAGAAAGTTCTCGGAAACTGAAGAAGGAGaagctttttcttcagaaggaaGTAGAAAAGCTGCAGCTTTATAATACCTTGCTTCATCGGAAACTAAGCTGTTTG AATAAAACTCTTGTAGAAATAGAAGCATTTTTGAATGATAACCTTTTAGCTGCAATAGAAATAAGCAGTCTTCCTGAG aatcTTCAGAGTTTTCTTGCTCTGACAGATGGTCCAAGTAACTGTACTGATGACCAGTTGAAGAGTATGTCTCAGTCAGCTAG CTCTGCAGGATTGCCTGTGAAGCTTCCTTTACTCACAGCATCTACTGGAAAACAGCAGGGTAGCCCTTCTGTGTATGAAATAACAAAATCTTCTGAAAGTACCACTACTTTGTCAAAGGACATGCATTCAGATCAAGTCAAGTTTGCATTATCATTGCCTTCTggtaaaaataatcaaaagatAAATGAAGTAGACAAGGTGGAaacaaacaatgacaaaaatatagTTTTAGAAG AAAATCATTTACATGGAGAACTATACTACAATAGTGCATTCCTGACTCATATCAATAATACTCAATCTCTGAGACAGTCTGAGGAgcttataaaacaaaaaaatatttcattgccATTCTGTGGAAATGTGCCTGAAAGAAGGAACCATGCAGCACTTTATAGGTCAAAACCTCAACCtaatataaatgatttggataaAAAATGTATCTCGGATATGCATCATCACGGTAGCAGCAGCCAAACCAATTACATGAATTTGCAGGGAAGTTCAAGTGGCTTGTCTCACATTATTCCTTCACCTCTTGAATTTAACAGTGAAGGTAACATAGAGTTTAAGTCAATGCTGCTTATTGACAAGACTAAACCTGAAGAAACCGTATATGATGCTGATATGGAGTTGACTGCCAGTGATGCAGGTGAGCTGCTCACAGTTACATCAAAAGACAAAGATAAGCtacatcaaaataaaaacaataatgccAATTCTGATAAAATATTGGGAAATTTCAGAAGAgtaaaatattctaaaaatgataaagagaaaatgaaaagcaagacTGAAGTCAGTTCAGATTTGTATGCAGAAGAAAGGCACACCAGGGCTGACAAGAGCAAAGTTTCAAAAATTACTGAGTCACAAACGCAGCTATTCCAAAGTCAGACAGAACAGCAACCTACGAAGAAATCTTTACAGAAGCAGAATTTGCCAAATACTAATGACTATTATGAAGCACAAAATTGTCCAAGTAAAACTAGAGATACTAGGACATGCCTAATTAAACTAGCacatccaagaaaaaaagaacaagagaaaaataaagaaactttCTCAGAAACATATGAAGAATTggaaaccaaaataaaagcagactCAGATTCATCTAATAGCAAGATCTCTTCTCAAGTTTATTGTGCTGAAAGTTTACTGTTTCAGGATAACACCTCTAATGTATTACCTTTACAGCAGGAATTTCCAAGTGAAAATGCAAAGCATATCAGACCACAAATAAACAGGAAACCCCTTCAAAACCCTTCTAAAATAATCACAGCAAAATGCTGTGGAGTGGAAAACGGGCAGTATGGAGAATATGGTTCAAAAATGTCTCAAACAGAGAGGTGCCAagatgacagaaagaaaaaacaagaccaGAAGAATACTATAAAGagtaaatgcaataaaaaaggTAGTAAcagacaaagagaaaataatagtGTTCATAAAATTACTGAGGAAGCACATGGTAACAGTACTAATTTTTCACCAGGCAGATTAAAACGTACATTGGCAAAGGCTGGCCGTAAAGCATATATAATGCCAACAAAAGATCTTACACAGTTCTCACTTTGCAAAagtgaagaattaaaaaataaggatACATTGTGCACACAGGCTGctcatggaaataaaataactgaaacTCAGCAATCTCAGGTAGCTTTAATTACTCAGAATGGTGTAGCTATGAATATACCACAGGCTACCGCCTCTACACAACAAGTTGATGGCAATGTTAATGCATTAAAGGGGGTAGATTCCTCATCAATGACATGCAAAACCCCTAACACTAgtaattcttctgaaaatcaaGTAAAGAACAAAGGGAGCTTTACTTCTGGTGTTATGGAGACCAGaccagaaaaaaattatttcaggcGTACTGATCAGGTACAGCTGAACATTTTGGATGACCATGAAGTCCCGCATAAGATAGATTCCTTTATGAGCAAATTAAAACCTACAGTtgaaaaatcagaatatttGAATTTCATACCTGTAGATTTTTCTAAGAATATGTCATTAAATACAGGTAGCCTTTTCCAGGAAGATCTTTCCAATTTGGAGCTCCAAGCTCTTGATAACCCTAAATTCCATTCTTCCGTCAACCTCTGCATGCTGAGAAACTCTGAaatctgggggaaaaataatcaaGATAAAGCACTGGATGttggaaaagcagagcaaaaggTGGATCGTATTTCTAGAGAGACTTTTGAAAAGACTCTGGCACCTGGTCATG
- the SGO2 gene encoding shugoshin 2 isoform X3, translating into MSQSASSAGLPVKLPLLTASTGKQQGSPSVYEITKSSESTTTLSKDMHSDQVKFALSLPSGKNNQKINEVDKVETNNDKNIVLEENHLHGELYYNSAFLTHINNTQSLRQSEELIKQKNISLPFCGNVPERRNHAALYRSKPQPNINDLDKKCISDMHHHGSSSQTNYMNLQGSSSGLSHIIPSPLEFNSEGNIEFKSMLLIDKTKPEETVYDADMELTASDAGELLTVTSKDKDKLHQNKNNNANSDKILGNFRRVKYSKNDKEKMKSKTEVSSDLYAEERHTRADKSKVSKITESQTQLFQSQTEQQPTKKSLQKQNLPNTNDYYEAQNCPSKTRDTRTCLIKLAHPRKKEQEKNKETFSETYEELETKIKADSDSSNSKISSQVYCAESLLFQDNTSNVLPLQQEFPSENAKHIRPQINRKPLQNPSKIITAKCCGVENGQYGEYGSKMSQTERCQDDRKKKQDQKNTIKSKCNKKGSNRQRENNSVHKITEEAHGNSTNFSPGRLKRTLAKAGRKAYIMPTKDLTQFSLCKSEELKNKDTLCTQAAHGNKITETQQSQVALITQNGVAMNIPQATASTQQVDGNVNALKGVDSSSMTCKTPNTSNSSENQVKNKGSFTSGVMETRPEKNYFRRTDQVQLNILDDHEVPHKIDSFMSKLKPTVEKSEYLNFIPVDFSKNMSLNTGSLFQEDLSNLELQALDNPKFHSSVNLCMLRNSEIWGKNNQDKALDVGKAEQKVDRISRETFEKTLAPGHGRTAFQDLTNTSVCSHASLPTCPKVLEENSAAPARGGRPKICYKEPGLRCKLRRGDPFTDTQFLHFPVYKVKNRRSFKSKSKII; encoded by the exons ATGTCTCAGTCAGCTAG CTCTGCAGGATTGCCTGTGAAGCTTCCTTTACTCACAGCATCTACTGGAAAACAGCAGGGTAGCCCTTCTGTGTATGAAATAACAAAATCTTCTGAAAGTACCACTACTTTGTCAAAGGACATGCATTCAGATCAAGTCAAGTTTGCATTATCATTGCCTTCTggtaaaaataatcaaaagatAAATGAAGTAGACAAGGTGGAaacaaacaatgacaaaaatatagTTTTAGAAG AAAATCATTTACATGGAGAACTATACTACAATAGTGCATTCCTGACTCATATCAATAATACTCAATCTCTGAGACAGTCTGAGGAgcttataaaacaaaaaaatatttcattgccATTCTGTGGAAATGTGCCTGAAAGAAGGAACCATGCAGCACTTTATAGGTCAAAACCTCAACCtaatataaatgatttggataaAAAATGTATCTCGGATATGCATCATCACGGTAGCAGCAGCCAAACCAATTACATGAATTTGCAGGGAAGTTCAAGTGGCTTGTCTCACATTATTCCTTCACCTCTTGAATTTAACAGTGAAGGTAACATAGAGTTTAAGTCAATGCTGCTTATTGACAAGACTAAACCTGAAGAAACCGTATATGATGCTGATATGGAGTTGACTGCCAGTGATGCAGGTGAGCTGCTCACAGTTACATCAAAAGACAAAGATAAGCtacatcaaaataaaaacaataatgccAATTCTGATAAAATATTGGGAAATTTCAGAAGAgtaaaatattctaaaaatgataaagagaaaatgaaaagcaagacTGAAGTCAGTTCAGATTTGTATGCAGAAGAAAGGCACACCAGGGCTGACAAGAGCAAAGTTTCAAAAATTACTGAGTCACAAACGCAGCTATTCCAAAGTCAGACAGAACAGCAACCTACGAAGAAATCTTTACAGAAGCAGAATTTGCCAAATACTAATGACTATTATGAAGCACAAAATTGTCCAAGTAAAACTAGAGATACTAGGACATGCCTAATTAAACTAGCacatccaagaaaaaaagaacaagagaaaaataaagaaactttCTCAGAAACATATGAAGAATTggaaaccaaaataaaagcagactCAGATTCATCTAATAGCAAGATCTCTTCTCAAGTTTATTGTGCTGAAAGTTTACTGTTTCAGGATAACACCTCTAATGTATTACCTTTACAGCAGGAATTTCCAAGTGAAAATGCAAAGCATATCAGACCACAAATAAACAGGAAACCCCTTCAAAACCCTTCTAAAATAATCACAGCAAAATGCTGTGGAGTGGAAAACGGGCAGTATGGAGAATATGGTTCAAAAATGTCTCAAACAGAGAGGTGCCAagatgacagaaagaaaaaacaagaccaGAAGAATACTATAAAGagtaaatgcaataaaaaaggTAGTAAcagacaaagagaaaataatagtGTTCATAAAATTACTGAGGAAGCACATGGTAACAGTACTAATTTTTCACCAGGCAGATTAAAACGTACATTGGCAAAGGCTGGCCGTAAAGCATATATAATGCCAACAAAAGATCTTACACAGTTCTCACTTTGCAAAagtgaagaattaaaaaataaggatACATTGTGCACACAGGCTGctcatggaaataaaataactgaaacTCAGCAATCTCAGGTAGCTTTAATTACTCAGAATGGTGTAGCTATGAATATACCACAGGCTACCGCCTCTACACAACAAGTTGATGGCAATGTTAATGCATTAAAGGGGGTAGATTCCTCATCAATGACATGCAAAACCCCTAACACTAgtaattcttctgaaaatcaaGTAAAGAACAAAGGGAGCTTTACTTCTGGTGTTATGGAGACCAGaccagaaaaaaattatttcaggcGTACTGATCAGGTACAGCTGAACATTTTGGATGACCATGAAGTCCCGCATAAGATAGATTCCTTTATGAGCAAATTAAAACCTACAGTtgaaaaatcagaatatttGAATTTCATACCTGTAGATTTTTCTAAGAATATGTCATTAAATACAGGTAGCCTTTTCCAGGAAGATCTTTCCAATTTGGAGCTCCAAGCTCTTGATAACCCTAAATTCCATTCTTCCGTCAACCTCTGCATGCTGAGAAACTCTGAaatctgggggaaaaataatcaaGATAAAGCACTGGATGttggaaaagcagagcaaaaggTGGATCGTATTTCTAGAGAGACTTTTGAAAAGACTCTGGCACCTGGTCATG